In the Pseudomonadota bacterium genome, AAGGCTGCACCCTCGCGATGCATGTCGATGAAGATCTCGCCCAGGCTGCCATCGGCGTACTCACCCGTGCGCACGTACACCTTGTGACCGCCGACGTGCGCCTTCTGCGTGTAGCCGCGACGGCGGGTGGGAAGGGTGCGCCGACGAGCGAGATAGCGATAGACCAGCTTCTGGGCGGTCTGCACCACCGGTGTCGGCGCGTCGGACAGCGAGTCATCGATGGCCGCATCGAGGATGGCGGCCGCCGCGTCGTCGAGCGCCGCGTTGAGCGGCTGGCTCAGCTTGGACCCGTCGCGGTAGAGTGCGTTGGCCTTCAGCCCGAGCTTCCAAGACAGCATGTACGCCTTCGCGATGTCTTCGATGGGCGCGTCTGATGGAAGGTTGATGGTCTTGCTGATGGCGCCGCTCAGGAACGGCTGCGCCGACGCCATCATGCGGATGTGGCCCTCGGACGAGATGTAGCGCTTGCCCTTCTTGCCGCACTTGTTGGCGCAGTCGAACACCGCGTAGTGCTCGGGCTTGAGGTGAGGCGCTCCCTCGACGGTCATGGTGCCGCACACGTACTCGTTCACCGAGGAGATCTGCTCCCGGGTGAAGCCGAGGTGCTCGAGGAGCGAGAAGCTCCAGTCGTTGAGCTGCTCGTCGGTGGCGCCCAGCACGTCCTTGCAGAACGCTTCGCCGAGGGTGAACTTGTTGAACGCGAACTGGATCTCGAAGGCGTTCTGCAGCGCCTCTTCGACCCGTCCGAGCTCCATCTCGGTGAATCCCTTCTCGCGCAAGGTGTCGTGGTTGATGTGCGGGGCGCCCTCGAGGGTCTTGCGACCCAGGCAGTAGGCCACCACGATCTCGATCTCCTCCGGGTTGTAGCCGAGGCGGCGCAGCGCGGCCGGCAGTGACTGGTTGATGATCTTGAAGTATCCGCCGCCCGCCAGCTTCTTGAACTTCACCAGGGCAAAGTCAGGCTCGACCCCCGTGGTGTCGCAGTCCATGATGAGACCGATGGTGCCGGTGGGGGCCAGAACGGTGACCTGGGCATTGCGGAAGCCGTGGGTCTCCCCCAGCTGCAGGGCGCGATCCCACGCGGTGCGGGCCGCCTTGACGAACGCCTCGTCGCTGTGCGTCGGATCGAGACCCACCGGCGGGATGCTCAGGCCCTCGTACTGCTCGGACGGCGTGTTGTAGGCCGCACGGCGATGGTTGCGAATGACTCGCAGCATCGCGTCTCTGTTCGGGCTGTAGCTGGGGAAGGTGCCCAGCTCGCGCGCCATCTCGGCCGAGGTCGCGTACGACTCGCCGCCGAGCACCGCGGTGAGGGCGCCAGCCACGGCGCGACCCCGATCGCTGTCGTAGGGCATGGCCATCTGCATGAGCAGGGCGCCGAGGTTGGCGTAGCCCAGGCCGAGCGTGCGGAACTGGTAGCTGCGCAGGGCGATCTCGCGGCTGGGGAACTGGGCCATGAGAACGCTGATCTCGAGCACGACGGTCCAGAGGCGGATGGCGTGGCGATAGCCGTCGAAATCGAACGCGCCAGTCTCGGTGTTGTAGAAACGGGTGAGGTTGATGGACGCGAGGTTGCATGCCGTGTCGTCGAGGAACATGTACTCGGAGCACGGGTTGCTCGCGTTGATGCGACCGTCGGCGGGGCAGGTGTGCCACTCGTTGATGGTGGTGTCGTACTGCACCCCCGGATCGGCACTGGCCCAGGCGGCGTAGCAGATGTCATCCCAGAGGGCGCGGGCGGGCAGCTGCTTGACCACCTTGCCGTCGAGACGCGAGGTGAGCTCCCACGTGCCGTTGGTCTCCACCGCGTCGAGGAAGGCGTTCGACGCGCGGATGGAGTTGTTGGAGTTCTGGCCCGCCACCGTCACGTAGGCCTCGCTCTCGTATCCCGCGTCCATGACGGGGAACTCGATGCTGGTCCATCCCTGCTGGGCGAGCTGGATCACGCGCTGGATGTAGTTCAGGGGAACCAGCGCCCGCTTGGCTTCGGCCACGGCCTGGCGAAGGCGCACGTTGCGGCGGGGATCGAAGCGGTCATCGTCAGACTCATGGGTGTGGCAGGCCTGCATGACGGCGTTGAGATGCTTGTTGTTCGACTGCGACCCGGCCACGAGGCTGGCCACCTTCTGCTCCTCGACGACCTTCCAGTTGACGAAGGCCTCGATGTCCGGATGGTCGACGTCGAGGCACACCATCTTGGCGGCGCGACGCGTGGTTCCGCCAGACTTGATGGCACCGGCGCTGCGGTCACCGACCTTGAGGAAGCTCATGAGGCCGCTCGAGCGACCGCCCCCGCTGAGGCGCTCGTTCTCGCCCCGGATGCGAGAGAAGTTGGTGCCCACGCCGGACCCGTATTTGAAGATGCGCGCCTCTCGGGTCCAGAGGTCCATGATGCCGCCCTCATTGACCAGATCGTCCTTCACCGAGAGGATGAAGCAGGCGTGGGGCTGGGGACGCTCGTACGCGTTGCGGCTCTTCTGGAGCTCACCGGTCTCGGCGTCGACATAGAAGTGGCCCTGCGGAACCCCCGTGATGCCGTAGGCGTGATGAAGCCCCGTGTTGAACCACTGCGGGCTGTTCGGCGCGGCGATCTGCTGGGCCAGCATATAACACAGCTCGTCCTGGAAGGCCTGCGCGTCGTCGGCGCTGTCGAAGTAGCGATGCCGCTCACCCCACGCGCGCCAGCAGCCGGCCATGCGATCGAACACCTGACGGCTGTCGGTCTCGGAACCGGTGGAGCCGTCTGCCTGGGGAACCCCTGCCTTGCGGAAGTACTTCTGGGCCAGGATGTCAGTAGCGACCTGCGACCATGAAGACGGAACCATCACGTTCTCCATCTTGAACACCGTCGAGCCATCCGGATTGCGGATCTCGCTGCGACGGGGCTCGAACGCGATGTCTGCGTAGGGATCGCGGCCGGCCCGGGTGTAGTAGCGACTGATCTTCATGGTGCGTCCTCGTCTTTCTCGCCTGTATCGCCAGTGATGTCGTCGGGCGCCATCGCCGCTGCGGAGAGAGCCCCGGGTCGAACAGCGGGCCGGCCCGCGTCGCGTCCACGACGTCGGCCGGCCCAGGGTGAGTCCTTCGGTGGTCGCCGAAGACCGCTGCTCGTCTGCGCGGAACCCTTCGGCGGGTCTTCACGGGAGAGTGGAGATCGGCAGCTCAGCGCGCCTCCCCCGTCACGCGATGCGGGAAGAAAGCGTGCTTTACGTCCAGAACCCATATCTAGTACCCTGAGAGAATATACAACACTACATATTGTGTGTCAAGAGTGGAAGTTGTCCACAAGTTCCCCACATATCCGGAAGGATTCCTGTGGGAACGTTTCCGGATAACATTCACGAACGGCGTTGCGTCGCGGTTCGCGCTGTGGATGGCCGTCCTTCCGGAATGTGGATGCTGTGGACACGAACCGGAACACCGCTTGCCCTCCGCGGGCAGGGCGCCGGTGTTCCCGTCCTCCGCCCCGCTGGCGCAGGGTGCGCCCCCGCAGGAAGAGAAGGTGCGCCCCGGAGGTATCCATGACCACGTCTCCCCCCCCGTCCCTCGATCCGTTCGTCGAGATCGAGCGCCTCAAGCGTGATCGCCGCGCCGTCATCATGGCGCACTACTATCAAGACCCCGACATCCAGGACATCGCTGATCTCATCGGTGACAGCCTGCAGCTGGCGCAAGCCGCCACCCAGACAGAAGCCGAGGTGATCGTGCTGGCGGGCGTGCACTTCATGGCCGAGACCGCGAAGATCCTCAATCCCTCGAAGACGGTGCTCGTTCCCGATCTGGCGGCCGGCTGCTCCCTCGCAGACAGCTGCCCTCCCGACCGGTTCAAGGCGTTCATCGACAGCCATCCCGGCCACCTGGTGGTCACCTACGTCAACACCAGCGCAGCGACGAAAGCCCTCACCGACATCTGCGTCACGTCGTCGAACGCCGAGAGGATCATCCGTCAGCTCCCGCCGGAGCAGCCCATCCTCTTCGGGCCGGATCAGCATCTGGGCCGCTACATCATGAAGACCACGGGCCGCGAGATGACCTTGTGGCCGGGCAGCTGCATCGTGCACGAGGCGTTCAGCGAGAAGGCGATTCTCGGGCTGCGGGCCCGTCATCCCGAAGCGCTCGTCATCGCCCATCCGGAGTGCGAGGAGACGATTCTGCAGCACGCCGACCACATCGGGTCGACATCCGGGCTGCTCTCGTTCGTGCAGCGCTCCGACGCCCGCGCCTTCATCGTGGCCACCGAGGAAGGCATCATCCACCAGATGCGCAAGCACGCTCCGGACAAGACCTACATCCCCGCGCCGACCCACACGGGGTGCGCATGCAGCCAGTGCCCCTTCATGCGCCTCAACACCCTCGAGAAGATCGCGGCCTGCCTGCGCGATCTGCAGCCCCAGGTGAACGTGCCGGAAGAGGTCCGCGTGCGCGCGGAACGCCCCATCCGGCGGATGCTGGAGATGAGCTGACCGTGGCCACCAAGATCGAGACCGTCGACATCCTCGTCGTCGGCAGCGGCATCGCAGGCTGCTCCGCCGCCCTGGCTGCGGCCCGCGGCGGGGCCAGCGTGGCCATGATCACCCGCGAGACCGAACCCGCCGAGACCAACACCATGTACGCCCAGGGGGGCATCATCTATCGCGGCGACAGCGATTCGCCCGCCCTGCTGGCCGATGACATCTCCGTCGCCGGCGCGGGCTTCACCTCGCCCTCCGCCGCCGCGCTCCTGGCCGTGGAAGGGCCGCGCCTGGTGCGCGAGCTGCTGGTGGAGCAGCTGCACGTGCCGTTCGATCGCGTCGATGGCCATCTCCATCTCACCGCGGAGGCGGCGCACTCGGTGGCCCGCATCGTGCACCACAAGGACATGACCGGGCGCGCCATCCAGGTCTCGCTGCTCGCGGCGGTACGCGCAGAGCCGCGCATCCGGATGCTCACGCGGCACACGGCGGTCGATCTGCTCACCCTCTCACAGAGCGGGTGGGTCACGCCCCTCCTGGCGGGCGAGGTGATCCTCTCGACCGGAGGTTTGGGGCGGCTCTTCCTGCACACCACCAACCCCGCCGGATCGAGAGGCGACGGAATCGCCATGGCCGCGCGGGCCGGCGTCCGCCTCATCAACCTGCAGTTCGTGCAGTTCCATCCGACGGCGCTCTACCATCACAGCGGTCGCTTCCTCCTCTCGGAAGCGCTCCGCGGAGAGGGGGCGCGTCTCATCGACAGCCGCGGGCGCGAGTTCATGCGCGAGATGCATCCGGACGGCTCGCTGGCGCCTCGTGACGTGGTGGCGCGCGGCATCCATCAGATGATGCTCGACACGGGGGAGCGCTGCGCGTTCCTCGACATCTCGCACAAGGACCCCGCATGGGTGCGAGAGCACTTCCCCAGCATCTACGAGACCTGTGCCGGCCTGGGCTTCGATCTGACCCGCGAGCCCATACCCGTTGTCCCCGCGGCGCACTACTCATGCGGCGGCGTGGCCGTCGACAGCGAGGGGCGATCGAGCATGCGACGCCTGCGCGCCGTGGGCGAGGTCTCGTGCACGGGCGTTCACGGCGCAAACCGCCTTGCCAGCACCTCCCTGCTCGAGGGCCTGGTCTGGGGCACCCGCGCCGGAGAGGCCGCGGCCCGCGGTGTGCGCGCGGAGGGCACGCCCTACCTCCCCCCCATCGCACCCTGGCGTCACGAGCACGAGCCCGTCGACCCCGCGCTCATCCTCCAGGACTGGCTCACCATCCAGCAGACCATGTGGAACTACGTGGGGCTGGCCCGCTCTGGCAAGCGCCTTCGACGGGCGCAGAAGATCCTCAATGAGCTGCACATCGAGATCGAGGACTTCTACCGCCAGGGCGAGATGACCGACGCACTCGTGGGGCTGCGAAACGGCCTCCTGGCGGCCCGCGCGGTTCTCGAGGCCGCCATCGAGGCGCGCTGGAGCGTGGGGTGCCACTATCGCGACGACGCACCGGCCGACGTCGAAGCCTCGACCGCTCCTGAACCGCAAGGTCGCTGACCCTCGTCGGCAGCGCCGCGTCAGACCTCGTGCGGCCAGTCGTCCGACGATGCCGGGTCGAGCTCCCAGCGGCGAAAGGCTGCGTCACGCTGGCGCATCTTGCGATTCGACTGCAGCGGCTCGTCGTCGCGGTACTCGATTCCGATGGCACGCCCGATCTCGTCCACCGTCACCGGATCGGTGAGCTGCCAGGCCCCGCTCACCCCGCCTTGTCCCACCGTGTTGGCGTCGACGAGATCGACGAACGAGGTCTCCGCGTCTCCCGCCACGAGATCGAGGTCGAGCCCTTGCTCGAGCGCCTCGTCGCGGCGCATGTCGCGGGCGCCATCGATGCGCCCCGGTGGATCGAGGGTGCCGTCGAATGCGGCCGCCACCTGCGGGTCTGTCGTGTAGGCGCGGCTGTCGGGGCGAACGTCGGCGGTGTAGAGATCGAGCTCGCGATCGGCGTTGATGTCCATGCGCGTGTTCCTCACACTCTCTCTAGAAGCTGCGGGACGGGTGTCCCCCTCCGGTGTCCCCTCCCGGCAGCGACCTGACACGCCCTCCGCCAGGACCCCCGTCGTGGAGCGAGAAGAGGGGACGACCTCTCTTTCGGAGCAGTGCCGATGAAGCGTCTCGTCACCACCCTTGCCCTCGCCTCGACCCTGGTCGGGGCGGCCTGGACCACACCCCTGCCCTACCCGTCCGCGCCTTCCGCCCCCCAGGTCGATGTGATCCACGGCGTGAAGGTCGCCGACCCGTACCGTCCTCTCGAAGACCCGGACAGCCCCGCCACCCAGCGCTGGATCGCCGCCGAGAACGGGGTCACCCGCGCCTTCCTCGACGCCGTCCCGCAGAGAGACGCCATCAAGGCCCGCCTCACGAAGCTGTGGAACTTCGAGCGCTTCGATGTGCCGTGGAA is a window encoding:
- a CDS encoding adenosylcobalamin-dependent ribonucleoside-diphosphate reductase, whose amino-acid sequence is MKISRYYTRAGRDPYADIAFEPRRSEIRNPDGSTVFKMENVMVPSSWSQVATDILAQKYFRKAGVPQADGSTGSETDSRQVFDRMAGCWRAWGERHRYFDSADDAQAFQDELCYMLAQQIAAPNSPQWFNTGLHHAYGITGVPQGHFYVDAETGELQKSRNAYERPQPHACFILSVKDDLVNEGGIMDLWTREARIFKYGSGVGTNFSRIRGENERLSGGGRSSGLMSFLKVGDRSAGAIKSGGTTRRAAKMVCLDVDHPDIEAFVNWKVVEEQKVASLVAGSQSNNKHLNAVMQACHTHESDDDRFDPRRNVRLRQAVAEAKRALVPLNYIQRVIQLAQQGWTSIEFPVMDAGYESEAYVTVAGQNSNNSIRASNAFLDAVETNGTWELTSRLDGKVVKQLPARALWDDICYAAWASADPGVQYDTTINEWHTCPADGRINASNPCSEYMFLDDTACNLASINLTRFYNTETGAFDFDGYRHAIRLWTVVLEISVLMAQFPSREIALRSYQFRTLGLGYANLGALLMQMAMPYDSDRGRAVAGALTAVLGGESYATSAEMARELGTFPSYSPNRDAMLRVIRNHRRAAYNTPSEQYEGLSIPPVGLDPTHSDEAFVKAARTAWDRALQLGETHGFRNAQVTVLAPTGTIGLIMDCDTTGVEPDFALVKFKKLAGGGYFKIINQSLPAALRRLGYNPEEIEIVVAYCLGRKTLEGAPHINHDTLREKGFTEMELGRVEEALQNAFEIQFAFNKFTLGEAFCKDVLGATDEQLNDWSFSLLEHLGFTREQISSVNEYVCGTMTVEGAPHLKPEHYAVFDCANKCGKKGKRYISSEGHIRMMASAQPFLSGAISKTINLPSDAPIEDIAKAYMLSWKLGLKANALYRDGSKLSQPLNAALDDAAAAILDAAIDDSLSDAPTPVVQTAQKLVYRYLARRRTLPTRRRGYTQKAHVGGHKVYVRTGEYADGSLGEIFIDMHREGAA
- the nadA gene encoding quinolinate synthase NadA, whose amino-acid sequence is MTTSPPPSLDPFVEIERLKRDRRAVIMAHYYQDPDIQDIADLIGDSLQLAQAATQTEAEVIVLAGVHFMAETAKILNPSKTVLVPDLAAGCSLADSCPPDRFKAFIDSHPGHLVVTYVNTSAATKALTDICVTSSNAERIIRQLPPEQPILFGPDQHLGRYIMKTTGREMTLWPGSCIVHEAFSEKAILGLRARHPEALVIAHPECEETILQHADHIGSTSGLLSFVQRSDARAFIVATEEGIIHQMRKHAPDKTYIPAPTHTGCACSQCPFMRLNTLEKIAACLRDLQPQVNVPEEVRVRAERPIRRMLEMS
- a CDS encoding FAD-dependent oxidoreductase; its protein translation is METVDILVVGSGIAGCSAALAAARGGASVAMITRETEPAETNTMYAQGGIIYRGDSDSPALLADDISVAGAGFTSPSAAALLAVEGPRLVRELLVEQLHVPFDRVDGHLHLTAEAAHSVARIVHHKDMTGRAIQVSLLAAVRAEPRIRMLTRHTAVDLLTLSQSGWVTPLLAGEVILSTGGLGRLFLHTTNPAGSRGDGIAMAARAGVRLINLQFVQFHPTALYHHSGRFLLSEALRGEGARLIDSRGREFMREMHPDGSLAPRDVVARGIHQMMLDTGERCAFLDISHKDPAWVREHFPSIYETCAGLGFDLTREPIPVVPAAHYSCGGVAVDSEGRSSMRRLRAVGEVSCTGVHGANRLASTSLLEGLVWGTRAGEAAARGVRAEGTPYLPPIAPWRHEHEPVDPALILQDWLTIQQTMWNYVGLARSGKRLRRAQKILNELHIEIEDFYRQGEMTDALVGLRNGLLAARAVLEAAIEARWSVGCHYRDDAPADVEASTAPEPQGR